In a genomic window of Tamandua tetradactyla isolate mTamTet1 chromosome 17, mTamTet1.pri, whole genome shotgun sequence:
- the CCT7 gene encoding T-complex protein 1 subunit eta yields the protein MMPTPVILLKEGTDSSQGIPQLVSNISACQVIAEAVRTTLGPRGMDKLIVDGRGKATISNDGATILKLLDVVHPAAKTLVDIAKSQDAEVGDGTTSVTLLAAEFLKQVKSYVEEGLHPQIIIRAFRTATHLAVNKIKEIAVTVKKEDKVEQRKLLEKCAMTALSSKLISQQKAFFAKMVVDAVMMLDDLLQLKMIGIKKVQGGALEESQLVAGVAFKKTFSYAGFEMQPKKYDNPTIALLNVELELKAEKDNAEVRVHTVEDYQAIVDAEWNILYDKLEKIHFSGAKVVLSKLPIGDVATQYFADRDMFCAGRVPEEDLKRTMMACGGSIQTSVNALSADVLGSCQVFEETQIGGERYNFFTGCPKAKTCTIILRGGAEQFMEETERSLHDAIMIVRRAIKNDSVVAGGGAIEMELSKYLRDYSRTIPGKQQLLIGAYAKALEIIPRQLCDNAGFDATNILNKLRARHAQGGMWYGVDINNEDIADNFEAFVWEPAMVRINALTAASEAACLIVSVDETIKNPRSTVDAPPAVGRGRGRGRLH from the exons ATGATG cCCACACCAGTTATCCTGTTGAAAGAGGGGACTGATAGCTCCCAAGGCATCCCCCAGCTTGTAAGCAATATCAGTGCCTGCCAGGTGATTGCTGAGGCTGTAAGAACCACTCTGGGTCCTCGTGGCATGGACAAGCTCATTGTTGATGGGCGAG GCAAAGCAACAATTTCTAATGATGGGGCCACAATTCTGAAACTCCTTGATGTTGTCCATCCTGCTGCAAAGACTTTAGTGGACATTGCCAAATCTCAAGATGCTGAG GTCGGTGATGGCACCACCTCAGTTACCCTGCTGGCTGCAGAGTTCCTGAAGCAGGTGAAATCATATGTGGAGGAAGGTTTGCATCCGCAGATCATCATCCGAGCTTTCCGTACTGCCACACATTTG GCAGTTAACAAGATCAAAGAGATTGCTGTGACTGTGAAGAAGGAAGATAAAGT GGAGCAGAGGAAGCTACTGGAGAAGTGTGCCATGACTGCTCTGAGCTCCAAGCTAATCTCCCAACAGAAAGCCTTCTTTGCTAAGATGGTGGTTGACGCGGTGATGATGCTCGACGATTTGTTGCAGCTCAAAATGATTGGAATCAAGAAAGTGCAGGGTGGAGCCCTAGAG gaGTCTCAACTGGTAGCTGGTGTTGCattcaagaagactttctcttATGCTGGGTTTGAAATGCAACCCAAAAAGTATGATAATCCCACGATTGCCCTTTTAAATGTTGAGCTCGAGCTGAAAGCTGAGAAAGATAATGCTGAAGTCAGAGTCCACACAGTTGAG GATTATCAGGCGATTGTTGATGCTGAGTGGAACATTCTCTATGACAAGTTAGAGAAGATCCATTTTTCAGGAGCCAAAGTTGTTTTGTCCAAACTTCCCATTGGAGATGTGGCTACCCAGTACTTTGCTGACAGGGACATGTTCTGTGCTGGCCGAGTGCCTGAGGAGGATCTGAAGAGGACGATGATG GCCTGCGGAGGCTCAATCCAGACCAGTGTGAATGCACTGTCAGCGGATGTGCTGGGTAGCTGCCAGGTCTTTGAGGAGACTCAGATTGGAGGCGAGAG GTATAATTTCTTCACTGGCTGCCCCAAGGCCAAGACTTGTACCATCATCCTCCGTGGCGGTGCTGAGCAGTTTATGGAGGAGACAGAGCGGTCCCTGCATGACGCCATCATGATTGTCAGGAGGGCCATCAAG AATGATTCAGTGGTGGCTGGTGGCGGGGCTATTGAGATGGAGCTCTCCAAATACCTGCGGGATTACTCAAGGACCATTCCAGGAAAACAGCAGCTGTTGATTGGAGCATATGCCAAGGCCTTGGAGATTATCCCACGCCAGCTGTGTGACAATGCTGGCTTCGATGCCACAAACATCCTCAACAAGCTACGGGCTCGGCATGCCCAG GGGGGCATGTGGTATGGGGTGGACATCAACAATGAGGATATCGCAGACAACTTTGAAGCCTTCGTGTGGGAGCCAGCTATGGTGCGGATCAATGCCCTGACGGCAGCCTCTGAGGCTGCATGCCTCATCGTGTCGGTAGACGAAACCATCAAGAACCCCCGCTCAACAGTGGATGCTCCCCCAGCAGTTGGCCGGGGCCGAGGTCGTGGCCGCCTCCATTGA
- the FBXO41 gene encoding F-box only protein 41, which yields MASLDLPYRCPRCGEHKRFRSLSSLRAHLEYSHTYETLYILSKTNSICDGTAAAASGFPLAPEPAALLAVPGARREVFESTSFQGKEQVAGPSAAAPHLLHHHHHHHAPLAHFPGDLVPAGLPCEELAEPGLVPAAARYALREIEIPLGELFARKSVASSACSTPPPGPGPGPCSGPASASPASPSPADVAYEEGLARLKIRALEKLEVDRRLERLSEEVEQKIAGQVGRLQAELERKAAELETARQESARLGREKEELEERASELSRQVDVSVELLASLKQDLVHKEQELSRKQQEVVQIDQFLKETAAREASAKLRLQQFIEELLERADRAERQLQVISSSCGSTPSASLGRGGAGPSTRGPGRMREHHAGPAMPSTFAVSRHGSSPSTGASNRVPAASQSSGCYDSDSLELPRPEEGVSEDGGPGVLGTQAQGASGGSDRSQPPRSSGLRRQAIQNWQRRPRRHSTEGEEGDVSDVGSRTTESEAEGPSDAPRPGPAAAGPLSSCRLSARPDVGGGRGRRAERGSPSRSNEVISPEILKMRAALFCIFTYLDTRTLLHAAEVCRDWRFVARHPAVWTRVLLENARVCSKFLAMLAQWCTQAHSLTLQNLKPRQRGKKESKEEYARSTRGCLEAGLESLLKAAGGNLLILRISHCPNVLTDRSLWLASCYCRALQAVTYRSATDPVGHEVIWALGAGCREIVSLQVAPLHPCQQPTRFSNRCLQMIGRCWPHLRALGVGGAGCGVQGLASLARNCMRLQVLELDHVSEITQEVAAEVCREGLKGLEMLVLTATPVTPKALLHFNSICRNLKSIVVQIGIADYFKEPSSPEAQKLFEDMVTKLQALRRRPGFSKILHIKVDSGC from the exons ATGGCCTCGCTGGACCTACCCTACCGCTGCCCGCGCTGCGGGGAGCACAAGCGCTTCCGGAGCCTGTCGTCGCTGCGCGCTCACCTGGAGTACAGCCACACGTACGAGAcgctctacatcctctccaagacCAACAGCATCTGCGACGGCACGGCCGCGGCCGCCTCCGGCTTCCCGCTGGCGCCCGAGCCCGCCGCCCTGCTGGCTGTGCCTGGCGCCCGGCGCGAGGTCTTCGAAAGCACGTCCTTCCAGGGCAAGGAGCAGGTGGCCGGGCCGTCGGCTGCAGCGCCTCACCtgctgcaccaccaccaccaccaccacgcgCCCCTCGCCCACTTCCCCGGCGACCTAGTGCCCGCCGGCCTACCCTGTGAGGAGCTGGCCGAGCCGGGCCTTGTGCCCGCCGCCGCGCGGTACGCGCTGCGTGAGATCGAGATCCCGCTGGGGGAGCTGTTCGCGCGCAAGTCCGTGGCGTCCTCAGCGTGCTCGACGCCGCCGCCCGGGCCCGGGCCCGGCCCTTGTTCCGGGCCCGCCTCCGCGTCGCCCGCGTCCCCGTCTCCTGCCGACGTGGCGTACGAGGAGGGCCTGGCGCGCCTCAAGATCCGCGCGCTGGAGAAGCTGGAAGTGGACCGGCGGTTGGAGCGGCTGAGCGAGGAGGTGGAGCAGAAGATCGCGGGCCAGGTGGGCCGGCTCCAGGCTGAACTGGAGCGCAAGGCCGCCGAGTTGGAGACGGCGCGACAGGAGAGCGCGCGGCTCGGACGGGAGAAGGAGGAGCTGGAGGAGCGCGCTTCTGAGCTCTCGCGCCAGGTGGACGTGAGCGTGGAGTTGCTGGCCTCGCTCAAGCAGGACCTGGTGCACAAAGAGCAGGAGCTCAGCCGCAAGCAGCA GGAGGTGGTACAGATTGACCAGTTCCTGAAGGAGACAGCAGCACGGGAGGCCAGCGCCAAGTTGCGACTGCAGCAGTTCATTGAGGAGCTCCTGGAGCGGGCAGACCGTGCTGAGCGCCAACTGCAGGTCATCAGCAGCAGCTGTGGCAGCACACCCAGCGCCAGCCTGGGGCGCGGGGGTGCTGGGCCTAGCACCCGGGGCCCAGGCAGGATG CGAGAGCACCACGCGGGCCCAGCCATGCCTAGCACATTCGCCGTGTCACGGCATGGCTCCTCTCCCAGCACAGG GGCCTCCAACCGTGTGCCTGCCGCATCCCAGAGCTCAGGCTGCTATGACAGCGACAGTCTGGAGCTGCCCCGCCCAGAAGAGGGGGTCTCTGAGGACGGTGGCCCTGGGGTCTTGGGCACACAGGCCCAGGGTGCCAGTGGCGGCTCGGACCGGTCCCAGCCCCCTCGCAGCTCAGGCTTGCGGCGCCAGGCCATCCAGAACTGGCAGCGCAGACCCCGCCGGCACAGCACTGAGGGGGAGGAAGGTGACGTCTCAGACGTGGGCTCCCGAACCACCGAGTCAGAGGCTGAGGGTCCTTCGGATGCCCCTCGTCCCGGGCCTGCTGCTGCCGGGCCCTTGAGCAGCTGCCGGCTCTCGG CCCGTCCAGACGTAGGCGGTGGGCGGGGTCGGCGAGCCGAGAGGGGCAGCCCCTCCCGCTCCAACGAGGTCATTAGTCCAGAGATCCTGAAAATGCGCGCAGCCCTGTTCTGCATCTTTACCTACCTGGACACACGCACGCTGCTGCACGCTGCCGAGGTCTGCCGGGACTGGCGCTTTGTGGCCCGCCACCCCGCCGTGTGGACACGGGTGCTGCTGGAGAATGCCCGCGTCTGCTCCAAG TTCCTGGCAATGCTGGCTCAGTGGTGCACCCAGGCCCACTCGCTGACCCTGCAGAACCTGAAGCCCCGACAGCGGGGCAAGAAGGAGAGCAAGGAAGAGTATGCCAGGAGCACCCG GGGCTGCCTGGAAGCAGGACTGGAGTCCCTGCTGAAGGCGGCAGGGGGGAACCTGCTGATTCTGCGCATCTCCCACTGTCCCAACGTCCTCACTGACCGCTCACTCTGGCTGGCCAGCTGCTACTGCCGCGCCCTGCAGGCCGTCACCTACAG GAGCGCCACAGATCCTGTGGGCCACGAGGTCATTTGGGCTCTAGGTGCTGGCTGCAGAGAGATTGTCTCCCTCCAGGTGGCGCCACTCCACCCCTG CCAGCAGCCCACACGCTTCAGTAACCGCTGCCTGCAGATGATCGGTCGCTGTTGGCCCCACCTCCGGGCCCTGGGAGTTGGTGGTGCCGGCTGTGGGGTGCAGGGCCTTGCTTCCTTAG cGAGAAACTGCATGCGGCTGCAGGTCCTCGAGCTGGACCACGTGTCAGAAATCACCCAGGAGGTGGCGGCTGAGGTCTGCCGGGAAGGCCTGAAGGGGCTGGAGATGCTGGTTCTGACCGCCACCCCTGTCACCCCCAAGGCCCTGCTGCACTTCAACA GCATTTGCCGGAACCTCAAATCCATTGTGGTCCAGATTGGGATTGCTGATTATTTCAAAGAGCCCAGCAGCCCTGAGGCCCAGAAGCTGTTTGAGGACATGGTGACAAAACTCCAG GCCCTGCGGCGGAGGCCCGGCTTTTCCAAGATCCTGCACATCAAAGTGGACAGTGGCTGCTAA